Proteins encoded within one genomic window of Streptomyces sp. NBC_01314:
- a CDS encoding ABC transporter ATP-binding protein: MEFRGVGLTYPGPPPVVALRACELTVGQGEFVAVVGPSGSGKSTFLNIAGLLDGATSGTYLLDGIDTGALADADRTALRGRRIGFVFQSFHLLPQRSALENVTLAMVYNGTPRRDRTTRARHALERVGLGHRIDALPTRLSGGERQRVAIARALVARPSLLLCDEPTGNLDTANADSVLALLEELHADGMTVLVITHDPLVAARAERTVAIRDGVLSATAPAAGAGA, translated from the coding sequence ATAGAGTTCCGTGGCGTAGGCCTGACCTACCCCGGGCCGCCTCCTGTCGTCGCGCTCAGGGCGTGTGAACTGACCGTCGGGCAAGGGGAGTTCGTGGCGGTGGTGGGGCCGTCCGGGTCGGGGAAGTCGACGTTTCTGAATATCGCCGGGCTGCTGGACGGGGCGACCAGCGGGACGTATCTGCTGGACGGGATCGACACGGGCGCCCTGGCGGACGCGGACCGCACCGCGCTGCGCGGGCGGCGCATCGGGTTCGTCTTCCAGTCGTTCCATCTGCTGCCCCAGCGCAGCGCGTTGGAGAACGTCACACTCGCCATGGTCTACAACGGCACCCCCCGCCGGGACCGCACCACCAGGGCCCGCCACGCGCTGGAACGGGTCGGCCTCGGCCACCGGATCGACGCCCTGCCCACCCGCCTCTCCGGAGGTGAACGCCAACGCGTCGCCATCGCCCGTGCGTTGGTGGCCCGCCCCTCCCTCCTGCTGTGCGACGAACCGACCGGCAACCTCGACACCGCGAACGCCGACTCCGTACTGGCCCTCCTGGAGGAACTCCACGCCGACGGCATGACCGTCCTGGTGATCACCCACGACCCGCTGGTCGCCGCCCGCGCCGAGCGCACGGTGGCGATCCGGGACGGCGTCCTCAGCGCGACGGCACCCGCGGCCGGGGCGGGCGCGTGA
- a CDS encoding VOC family protein → MVSRLNPYLSFDGDARQALEFYKEVFGGDLKLHTFGDFGRPDTPEADKIMHGMLETPSGFTLMGADTPPGMEYTPGTNFSVSLSGEDDTELRGWWEKLSADGTVSVPLDKQMWGDVFGMCTDRFGTPWMVNISEPQG, encoded by the coding sequence GTGGTCTCGCGACTCAACCCGTACCTCAGCTTCGACGGCGACGCCCGGCAGGCGCTGGAGTTCTACAAGGAGGTCTTCGGCGGCGACCTGAAGCTGCACACCTTCGGCGACTTCGGCCGGCCCGACACCCCGGAGGCCGACAAGATCATGCACGGCATGCTGGAAACCCCGAGCGGCTTCACCCTCATGGGCGCCGACACCCCGCCCGGCATGGAGTACACCCCCGGCACCAACTTCTCCGTCAGCCTCAGCGGGGAGGACGACACCGAACTGCGCGGCTGGTGGGAGAAGCTCTCCGCCGACGGCACGGTCTCCGTCCCTCTCGACAAACAGATGTGGGGCGACGTCTTCGGCATGTGCACGGACCGCTTCGGCACCCCGTGGATGGTCAACATCTCCGAACCGCAGGGCTGA
- a CDS encoding DEAD/DEAH box helicase — MNRTARTNSSSSSRPRTEQGSATRTDKGSTGAGAPRGNRSRSQGTGAGTGTGTGNPGAPSRAARNGAAKNGSPKNGSAKNGSARNGAAKNGSAQNGRSRRGGRPAAATGGEFALPVTVTPALPAVEAFDELELPAQLLETLRAEGVISPFPIQAATLPNSLAGRDVLGRGRTGSGKTLAFGLAMLARTSGQRAEPRQPLALVLVPTRELAQQVTDALTPYARALRLRLATVVGGMSIGRQASALRGGAEVVVATPGRLKDLIDRDDCRLDRVAITVLDEADQMADMGFMPQVTALLDQVRPDGQRLLFSATLDRNVDRLVRDYLHDPVVHSVDPSAGTITTMDHHVLHVEDDDKHATTTEIAAREGRVIMFLDSKHATDRLVKKLLAVGVRAAALHGGKSQSQRNRALSQFKDGDVTALVATNVAARGIHVDDLDLVVNVDPPGDHKDYLHRGGRTARAGESGTVVTLVLPHQRREVTQLMAVAGITPTTTRVRSGGADLNRITGAQAPSGVPVVLAPPVTEQPATRSAASQRGRRSRPSQSRRRAPSKGNGR, encoded by the coding sequence ATGAACCGCACGGCTCGTACGAACAGCAGCAGCTCCTCCCGCCCCCGTACGGAGCAGGGCTCTGCCACCCGCACGGACAAGGGTTCCACCGGTGCGGGAGCGCCGCGTGGCAACCGGAGCCGCTCGCAGGGGACGGGAGCAGGGACGGGGACGGGGACGGGCAACCCGGGCGCTCCTTCTCGTGCGGCAAGGAACGGCGCGGCCAAGAACGGCTCGCCGAAAAACGGTTCGGCCAAGAACGGTTCGGCAAGGAACGGCGCGGCCAAGAACGGCTCTGCCCAGAACGGCCGGAGCCGGCGCGGCGGTCGCCCCGCCGCGGCCACCGGTGGAGAGTTCGCGCTGCCGGTGACGGTCACACCCGCACTGCCTGCGGTCGAGGCGTTCGACGAACTGGAACTTCCCGCACAGCTGTTGGAGACCCTCCGCGCCGAAGGGGTGATCTCCCCCTTCCCCATCCAGGCCGCGACGCTGCCGAACTCGCTCGCCGGCCGGGATGTTCTGGGCCGGGGACGCACCGGCTCGGGCAAGACGCTCGCCTTCGGTCTCGCGATGCTGGCCCGTACGTCGGGACAGCGGGCCGAGCCCCGGCAGCCGCTGGCCCTCGTCCTCGTACCCACCCGGGAACTGGCCCAGCAGGTCACCGACGCCCTCACCCCCTACGCCCGCGCGCTGCGTCTGCGGCTCGCCACAGTGGTCGGCGGCATGTCCATCGGCCGTCAGGCGAGCGCCCTGCGCGGCGGCGCCGAAGTGGTCGTCGCGACGCCCGGACGCCTCAAGGACCTCATAGACCGCGACGACTGCCGGCTCGACCGGGTCGCGATCACCGTGCTGGACGAGGCCGACCAGATGGCCGACATGGGCTTCATGCCGCAGGTGACCGCGCTCCTCGACCAGGTGCGTCCCGACGGCCAGCGACTGCTGTTCTCGGCCACCCTCGACCGCAACGTCGACCGGCTGGTCCGCGACTACCTGCACGACCCCGTCGTCCACTCGGTCGACCCGTCCGCGGGCACCATCACGACGATGGACCACCACGTACTGCACGTCGAGGACGACGACAAGCACGCCACCACGACCGAGATCGCCGCCCGTGAGGGACGGGTGATCATGTTCCTGGACAGCAAGCACGCGACGGACCGGCTGGTCAAGAAGCTGCTGGCGGTCGGCGTGCGCGCCGCCGCCCTGCACGGCGGCAAGTCGCAGTCCCAGCGCAACCGGGCCCTGAGCCAGTTCAAGGACGGTGACGTGACGGCCCTGGTGGCCACGAACGTCGCGGCGCGCGGCATCCACGTCGACGACCTCGACCTCGTCGTCAACGTCGACCCGCCCGGCGACCACAAGGACTATCTGCACCGGGGCGGCCGTACGGCCCGCGCCGGTGAGTCCGGCACGGTCGTCACGCTCGTCCTGCCGCACCAGCGCCGCGAGGTGACCCAGCTGATGGCCGTCGCCGGTATCACCCCGACGACCACGCGGGTCCGCTCCGGCGGCGCCGACCTGAACCGCATCACCGGTGCCCAGGCCCCCTCGGGCGTCCCGGTCGTCCTCGCGCCCCCGGTCACCGAACAGCCGGCCACCCGTTCGGCCGCGTCACAGCGCGGCCGCCGCAGCCGCCCGTCCCAGAGCCGCCGCCGCGCCCCCTCGAAGGGGAACGGCCGCTGA
- a CDS encoding tellurite resistance TerB family protein, producing the protein MAMWDRIKDQAKGLQQAQGARGGTGHGRPGAGPMGSTGSSGSGRSSGGSKAQLVSALKSQLTSLKTELKSGAYRDASMAMCALVAAADGNVDQHERQHVESLILNNDVLQNFPADQLRQRFNKHVDQLSFNFQQGKAEALQEIAKAAKKPTEARAVVQTGFVVAGADGYIAQSEEQVLREACATLGLSPQEFGL; encoded by the coding sequence ATGGCGATGTGGGATCGGATCAAGGACCAGGCCAAGGGTCTGCAGCAGGCACAGGGGGCGCGGGGCGGCACCGGACACGGGCGGCCCGGCGCGGGGCCCATGGGCTCCACCGGGTCCTCCGGCTCCGGTCGGTCCTCCGGCGGCTCGAAGGCCCAGCTGGTGAGCGCGCTCAAGTCCCAGCTCACCTCGCTCAAGACGGAGTTGAAGAGCGGGGCCTACCGGGACGCCAGCATGGCCATGTGCGCCCTGGTCGCCGCCGCCGACGGGAACGTGGACCAGCACGAGCGGCAGCACGTGGAGTCGCTGATCCTGAACAACGACGTCCTGCAGAACTTCCCGGCCGACCAGCTGCGGCAGCGCTTCAACAAGCACGTCGACCAGCTGTCGTTCAACTTCCAGCAGGGCAAGGCCGAGGCCCTGCAGGAGATCGCCAAGGCCGCGAAGAAGCCGACGGAGGCGCGGGCGGTCGTACAGACCGGTTTCGTGGTGGCGGGCGCGGACGGGTACATCGCCCAGTCCGAGGAGCAGGTCCTGCGCGAGGCCTGCGCGACCCTCGGCCTGTCCCCGCAGGAGTTCGGCCTCTGA
- a CDS encoding peptidoglycan-binding protein → MTQVTGVEADATVAEEEAAGAVVATRAGGVARRRRWAAAVAAGAVLATLGGLGAALLVKSPGQVAAEAGAPAPDVLTAPVEHRVLTSSVITRGQVVAGQTVEVIPQVTAGEGTARPVITKIPVRAGDTVRAGQVLMEVSGRPVFALRGSLPVYRDLRPGAEGDDVRQLQRALAALGHGTAPDTEGTFGAGTKSALAAFYAAVGYEPVSADDGDGDPVGDARDQVTSARRALEDAEDALREATAAPATTGGGTSEAAGTTDTAGLRKAVRRAEEDLSDARTELTAAEAEAGPMLPAAEVVFVRSFPARVDTLSARVGGEATGTAMTLSAGRLVVRAYLPEYQKDLIRAGRRAEIYSEVSGTSARGEVTSVSDSPVAPEAQGGDQDAQAQEPAGWLAEITPDKPLDADLTGQDVRVTVVAASTDGKALVVPITAISAGADGRTTVTVLEPDGGRRRVEVRTSTSGDGYVAITPAVGTGSLAEGDKVVTGVPRTSTGETTSTGGTP, encoded by the coding sequence ATGACGCAGGTGACAGGCGTCGAGGCGGACGCGACGGTAGCCGAGGAGGAAGCCGCGGGTGCCGTGGTGGCGACGCGGGCCGGGGGCGTGGCCCGGCGGCGGCGGTGGGCCGCCGCGGTGGCTGCCGGGGCCGTGCTGGCGACGCTCGGGGGGCTCGGGGCGGCGCTGCTGGTGAAGTCGCCGGGGCAGGTCGCGGCGGAGGCGGGGGCGCCCGCGCCGGATGTGCTGACCGCGCCCGTGGAGCACCGGGTGCTCACGTCGTCGGTGATCACCCGCGGCCAGGTGGTGGCGGGCCAGACCGTCGAGGTGATCCCCCAGGTGACCGCGGGGGAGGGCACGGCGCGGCCGGTGATCACCAAGATCCCGGTACGTGCCGGCGACACCGTACGGGCCGGGCAGGTGCTGATGGAGGTCTCCGGGCGGCCCGTGTTCGCGCTGAGGGGCAGCCTCCCCGTCTACCGCGACCTGCGCCCCGGCGCCGAGGGCGACGACGTACGGCAGCTCCAGCGCGCGCTGGCCGCCCTGGGTCACGGCACCGCTCCCGACACCGAGGGCACCTTCGGCGCCGGTACGAAGTCCGCGCTCGCCGCCTTCTACGCGGCCGTGGGCTACGAACCCGTGTCCGCCGACGACGGCGACGGCGACCCGGTCGGGGACGCCCGCGACCAGGTCACCTCCGCCCGACGCGCTCTGGAGGACGCCGAGGACGCGCTGAGGGAGGCCACCGCCGCACCGGCGACGACCGGCGGTGGAACGAGCGAGGCGGCAGGGACCACCGACACCGCGGGCCTGCGCAAGGCCGTGCGCCGGGCCGAGGAGGACCTGTCCGACGCCCGTACGGAACTCACCGCCGCCGAGGCCGAGGCCGGGCCGATGCTGCCCGCCGCCGAGGTGGTGTTCGTGCGGAGCTTCCCGGCCCGCGTGGACACGCTCTCGGCCCGCGTCGGGGGTGAGGCGACCGGCACCGCGATGACGCTGTCCGCGGGGCGGCTCGTCGTGCGGGCGTACCTGCCCGAGTACCAGAAGGACCTCATCCGCGCCGGCCGGCGGGCCGAGATCTACTCCGAGGTGAGCGGTACGTCCGCCCGCGGCGAGGTCACGTCCGTCTCCGACTCGCCCGTGGCGCCGGAAGCGCAGGGCGGCGACCAGGACGCGCAGGCCCAGGAGCCCGCCGGGTGGCTCGCGGAGATCACCCCGGACAAGCCACTGGACGCCGACCTCACCGGACAGGACGTACGGGTCACCGTCGTCGCCGCGTCGACCGACGGAAAAGCGCTGGTCGTCCCCATCACCGCGATCAGCGCCGGCGCGGACGGCCGCACCACCGTGACCGTCCTCGAACCCGACGGCGGCAGACGCCGCGTCGAGGTCCGCACCAGCACCTCGGGCGACGGCTACGTGGCCATCACCCCGGCCGTCGGCACCGGCTCCCTGGCCGAGGGCGACAAGGTGGTCACCGGCGTACCCCGCACGTCCACCGGCGAGACCACGTCCACTGGAGGAACCCCGTGA
- the dacB gene encoding D-alanyl-D-alanine carboxypeptidase/D-alanyl-D-alanine-endopeptidase has translation MPTPSSVVRASGRHRKAKAPNPALRRAAVIAVVAPVAGTILAGTSAFAADKATVKAGATELDAAEQKIADNLNTRSQDTRLGSKLGGVVIDAGSDKVVWGHDADTALMAASNTKLATSTAALTVLGPDHRITTKVVYGDGTLTLVGGGDRTLTTDDLDALAKTAVAGLNNAGLTSVKVRIDDSLFPEPTLANGWNTGYYPDSVAPVRALVVDSHNVDDTSLDAGGVFAKLLSARGVTVDGGVTRGVVGKGDVPVASHTSDKLSTVVKQMLKVSDNDIAESLLRLTALGAGRSATFEDGTAVVRDVLTRYGISLDNFEMYDGSGLSRATRIPARTMADIVDLAADPQHAQTLKYIIDGLPVSGEAGATLGPEFGRFDTADSKCAVGQVKAKTGTLTGAVALSGLTKAQDGEWKVFSFIENDSTAGPSDIKDALDGLAATVNGCWV, from the coding sequence ATGCCCACCCCCTCCTCCGTCGTCCGCGCGAGCGGTCGGCACCGTAAGGCCAAGGCCCCGAACCCGGCGCTGCGACGTGCGGCCGTGATCGCCGTGGTCGCCCCCGTCGCCGGGACGATCCTGGCCGGGACATCCGCCTTCGCCGCCGACAAGGCGACCGTGAAGGCCGGTGCCACCGAACTCGACGCCGCCGAGCAGAAGATCGCGGACAACCTGAACACACGCAGCCAGGACACGCGCCTCGGCAGCAAGCTCGGCGGTGTCGTCATCGACGCCGGGTCCGACAAGGTGGTGTGGGGTCACGACGCGGACACCGCGCTGATGGCCGCGTCGAACACGAAGCTCGCGACCTCCACCGCCGCGCTGACCGTGCTCGGCCCGGACCACCGGATCACCACGAAGGTCGTGTACGGCGACGGCACGCTGACCCTCGTCGGCGGCGGCGACCGCACCCTGACGACCGACGACCTCGACGCGCTCGCCAAGACCGCCGTCGCCGGGCTGAACAACGCCGGCCTCACCTCGGTGAAGGTCCGTATCGACGACAGCCTCTTCCCCGAGCCGACCCTCGCCAACGGCTGGAACACGGGCTACTACCCCGATTCCGTCGCACCCGTACGCGCGCTGGTCGTCGACTCCCACAACGTCGACGACACCTCCCTCGACGCGGGCGGGGTCTTCGCCAAGCTCCTCTCCGCGCGGGGCGTGACGGTCGACGGCGGGGTGACCCGTGGGGTCGTCGGCAAGGGAGACGTGCCCGTCGCCTCGCACACGTCCGACAAGCTGTCCACGGTCGTCAAGCAGATGCTCAAGGTCAGCGACAACGACATCGCCGAGTCGCTGCTGCGGCTCACCGCGCTCGGCGCGGGCCGCTCCGCCACCTTCGAGGACGGCACGGCCGTCGTCCGCGACGTCCTCACCCGGTACGGCATCTCGCTCGACAACTTCGAGATGTACGACGGCAGCGGGCTGTCCCGCGCGACCCGTATCCCGGCGCGGACCATGGCCGACATCGTCGACCTGGCCGCCGACCCCCAGCACGCCCAGACGCTGAAGTACATCATCGACGGGCTGCCCGTCTCGGGTGAGGCGGGCGCCACGCTGGGCCCGGAGTTCGGCCGCTTCGACACCGCCGACTCCAAGTGCGCCGTCGGCCAGGTCAAGGCCAAGACCGGTACCCTCACCGGCGCCGTCGCCCTGAGCGGTCTGACCAAGGCCCAGGACGGCGAGTGGAAGGTCTTCTCCTTCATCGAGAACGACTCCACCGCCGGGCCGTCCGACATCAAGGACGCCCTGGACGGCCTCGCGGCCACGGTCAACGGCTGCTGGGTGTAG
- a CDS encoding cold-shock protein, with translation MASGTVKWFNSEKGFGFIEQEGGGPDVFAHYSNIATSGFRELQEGQKVTFDVTQGQKGPQAENIVPA, from the coding sequence ATGGCATCCGGCACCGTGAAGTGGTTCAACTCGGAAAAGGGCTTCGGCTTCATCGAGCAGGAGGGTGGCGGCCCGGACGTCTTCGCCCACTACTCGAACATCGCCACCTCCGGCTTCCGTGAGCTGCAGGAAGGCCAGAAGGTGACGTTCGACGTCACTCAGGGCCAGAAGGGCCCCCAGGCCGAGAACATCGTTCCCGCCTGA
- a CDS encoding helix-turn-helix transcriptional regulator — protein MTNTCGLCRLPEPLRGTLGTALSRLHSLTGRERQILGQLVGSPQYGELARALGISERTVKFHVTNLRTKLGGLTRLQLCLVAVLDLTHVRGCTRCGTLEGPTAVDRETCGAHADDRNDRHDTG, from the coding sequence ATGACGAACACATGCGGGCTGTGCCGACTGCCCGAGCCCCTGCGCGGCACCCTGGGTACGGCCCTCTCCCGTCTGCACAGCCTCACCGGCAGGGAGCGCCAGATCCTCGGACAGCTCGTCGGCTCCCCGCAGTACGGCGAACTCGCGCGGGCGCTGGGGATATCCGAACGCACGGTCAAGTTCCATGTCACCAACCTGCGGACCAAACTGGGCGGGCTGACCAGGCTGCAGCTGTGCCTGGTCGCCGTTCTCGACCTGACGCACGTACGGGGGTGCACTCGATGCGGAACTCTGGAGGGGCCGACAGCCGTTGACCGGGAGACGTGCGGAGCGCACGCGGACGACCGGAACGACCGGCACGACACGGGCTGA
- a CDS encoding APC family permease encodes MSTSASRLRHAAGDGYASTGSLKQNALGVLGILFFVLSAQAPLTGIAGAAPVAIAIGNGPGVPAMYVVAGVVVLLFSVGYVAMGRHVVDAGAFYSYVGKGLGGTAAAGSAGVALLAYHAIQAAVYGLFGAVMNGLALQYLETDVPWWLFALGTMVIVQGLGATGVDVGAKVLAVFVLAEISLLLVFGVVMLLKGGGPEGLAMGSSFSLSAALDGAPGVALMFAVASMFGFEATAIYGEEAREPHRTVPRATYLAVVLVTVFFAFTSWMLISAHGPSSSVAAAGKALEAGDGAGFVAAPVSAELGAWAGDALPILLATSLFASILAFHNSANRYLFSLGREGLLPRALSTLNGRQSPWLAGLVQTGVAALLVFPFALAGKDPVLTLFSWLSGLAVLAIMLLYLLTSVSVIVYFRHERSGDTRLWNTLIAPALGAGGIAGAIWLIISNFTTLIGGDTTTAVWLGLVVPGALLAGMVMPLLARPPRRR; translated from the coding sequence ATGTCTACAAGTGCGTCCAGATTGCGGCACGCGGCCGGCGACGGTTACGCGTCCACCGGCTCCCTCAAACAGAACGCGCTCGGCGTCCTGGGCATCCTCTTCTTCGTGCTCTCCGCGCAGGCACCGCTCACCGGCATAGCCGGAGCGGCGCCGGTGGCCATAGCCATCGGCAACGGCCCGGGCGTCCCCGCGATGTACGTCGTGGCCGGAGTGGTCGTCCTGCTCTTCTCCGTCGGCTACGTCGCGATGGGCCGCCATGTGGTCGACGCGGGCGCCTTCTACTCGTACGTCGGCAAGGGCCTCGGCGGTACGGCCGCCGCGGGCAGCGCGGGCGTGGCGCTGCTCGCCTACCACGCCATCCAGGCGGCGGTGTACGGCCTGTTCGGCGCCGTGATGAACGGGCTGGCGCTGCAGTACCTGGAGACGGACGTGCCCTGGTGGCTGTTCGCGCTCGGCACGATGGTGATCGTGCAGGGGCTCGGCGCGACCGGCGTCGACGTGGGCGCCAAGGTGCTCGCGGTGTTCGTGCTGGCCGAGATCAGCCTGCTGCTGGTCTTCGGCGTGGTGATGCTCCTCAAGGGCGGCGGCCCCGAAGGACTGGCCATGGGCTCCTCCTTCTCCCTGTCGGCGGCGCTGGACGGCGCGCCCGGTGTGGCGCTGATGTTCGCGGTGGCGTCGATGTTCGGCTTCGAGGCGACCGCGATCTACGGCGAGGAGGCGCGCGAGCCGCACAGGACGGTCCCCCGGGCCACCTATCTCGCGGTCGTCCTCGTCACCGTGTTCTTCGCCTTCACGTCCTGGATGCTGATCTCGGCGCACGGCCCGTCCTCCAGCGTGGCCGCCGCCGGCAAGGCTCTGGAGGCCGGGGACGGGGCGGGCTTCGTCGCCGCGCCGGTCTCCGCGGAGCTGGGCGCGTGGGCGGGGGACGCGCTGCCGATCCTGCTGGCCACCTCGCTCTTCGCCAGCATCCTGGCCTTCCACAACTCCGCCAACCGCTATCTGTTCTCCCTGGGCCGGGAGGGCCTGCTGCCGCGCGCGCTGAGCACGCTCAACGGCCGCCAGTCGCCGTGGCTCGCGGGTCTCGTGCAGACCGGGGTCGCCGCGCTGCTGGTCTTCCCCTTCGCGCTGGCCGGCAAGGATCCCGTCCTCACCCTCTTCTCCTGGCTCAGCGGTCTCGCCGTACTGGCGATCATGCTGTTGTACTTGTTGACCTCCGTGTCGGTCATCGTGTACTTCCGCCACGAGCGGTCCGGCGACACCCGCCTCTGGAACACCCTGATCGCCCCGGCCCTGGGCGCCGGCGGCATCGCCGGTGCCATCTGGCTGATCATCTCCAACTTCACCACCCTCATCGGCGGGGACACCACCACGGCCGTCTGGCTCGGGCTGGTCGTGCCGGGCGCGCTGCTGGCGGGCATGGTGATGCCCCTGCTGGCCCGTCCGCCCCGCAGGCGGTAG
- a CDS encoding ABC transporter permease gives MIRAARPRIRRPVPLSVFGWRDLLSESLAGILQRPARSVLTALGTVLGVATFVAILGLTATASSQIDTRFNALSATEVTVEDVAHEENEFAGPAFPADADARIGRLHGVEHAGVYWPVRLGPDTPVRSSPVGDAGTQGTTGTVDVVAASPGVFDAAGTRLAEGRVFDAYASDAAAPVAVIGAGVAERLGITTLETRPAIFIGGRPFTVTGIVDGTERKADLLLSVVVPRTTAERIWGPAEDGGAKMLVSTRLGAATQIAHEAATALRPDHPEYFKVLAPPDPRSLRGQVGDDLSRLFLLLAAICLVIGAVGIANTTLVAVLERTGEIGLRRALGARGRHITVQFLAESGVLGTLGGLVGTSLGVLTVVAVAVVRDWTPVIHPATVAAAPAIGLATGLIAGLYPAWRASRVQPAEALRR, from the coding sequence CTGATCCGCGCCGCACGCCCCCGGATCCGACGCCCCGTCCCGCTCTCCGTGTTCGGATGGCGGGACCTCCTGTCCGAGTCCCTCGCGGGCATCCTGCAACGCCCCGCCCGCTCCGTGCTGACCGCACTCGGCACAGTGCTCGGCGTGGCCACCTTCGTGGCGATCCTCGGCCTGACCGCCACGGCGTCGTCACAGATCGACACCCGGTTCAACGCGCTGAGCGCGACCGAGGTGACCGTCGAGGACGTCGCCCACGAGGAGAACGAGTTCGCTGGCCCCGCCTTCCCGGCGGACGCCGACGCCCGCATCGGCCGCCTGCACGGCGTCGAACACGCGGGCGTGTACTGGCCGGTGCGCCTCGGCCCGGACACCCCCGTGCGGTCCTCGCCCGTCGGCGACGCCGGCACCCAGGGCACGACCGGCACGGTCGACGTCGTCGCCGCCTCGCCCGGTGTGTTCGACGCGGCCGGTACCCGGCTGGCCGAGGGCAGGGTCTTCGACGCCTACGCCTCCGACGCGGCGGCGCCCGTGGCCGTCATCGGCGCGGGCGTCGCCGAACGGCTCGGCATCACCACGCTGGAGACCCGGCCGGCGATCTTCATCGGCGGTCGGCCGTTCACCGTCACCGGCATCGTCGACGGCACCGAACGCAAGGCCGACCTGCTGCTCTCGGTCGTCGTACCGCGTACCACGGCGGAACGGATCTGGGGCCCGGCGGAGGACGGCGGCGCGAAGATGCTTGTCTCGACCCGGCTCGGCGCCGCCACGCAGATCGCCCACGAGGCCGCGACGGCGCTGCGCCCCGACCACCCCGAGTACTTCAAGGTGCTGGCGCCGCCCGACCCCAGATCCCTGCGCGGCCAGGTCGGCGACGACCTCAGCCGGCTCTTCCTGCTGCTCGCCGCGATCTGCCTGGTCATCGGTGCCGTGGGCATCGCCAACACCACGCTGGTCGCCGTCCTGGAACGCACCGGAGAGATCGGTCTGCGCCGGGCGTTGGGGGCGCGCGGGCGCCACATCACGGTGCAGTTCCTGGCGGAGTCGGGCGTGCTGGGCACGCTGGGCGGCCTGGTCGGCACCTCCCTGGGCGTGCTGACCGTGGTGGCGGTCGCCGTCGTCCGCGACTGGACACCGGTGATCCACCCCGCCACGGTCGCGGCGGCCCCGGCCATCGGCCTGGCCACCGGCCTCATCGCCGGCCTCTATCCCGCCTGGCGCGCATCCCGCGTTCAGCCGGCGGAGGCGCTACGACGCTGA